DNA sequence from the Candidatus Kryptoniota bacterium genome:
CCGCCCCCATGGTCTCTTTGACCACTCCGATCCTGAGTTTATCCAAGTCTCCCGTCAGGAATGAGGCATAAGATGGTACAGGCATCTTTGCGGATGTTGAATCGCGCTCATCGTAACCCGCAATTACTTCGAGAATGAGCGCGGCATCCTGCACGGTAGTTGCAAATGGGCCGATCACATCGAACGAAGAAGCGAACGCGACCAGGCCATGTCTCGACACGCGGCCGTAAGTCGGCTTCAATCCGACGACACCGCAAAAGGAAGCCGGCTGGCGGATCGATCCGCCGGTATCACTCCCGAGCGCCATCTGGCAGGTCCCCGCAGCAACCGCGGCAGCGCTTCCGCCGCTTGATCCACCCGGAACCCTAGAGTTATCGACGGGGTTCAGTACGGGCCGATATGCGCTGTATTCCGTCGAAGATCCCATCGCAAACTCGTCCATGTTTGTTTTGCCGATAATGATGGCGTCTTCTCTTTCCAGCCGTTCGATAACGGTTGCATCGTAAGGGGAGGTAAAATTCTCGAGGATCTTCGAACCACAAGTAAGCCGCTTGTTCTTTATCGCAATAACATCTTTTACAGCGAGCGCAAGTCCGGCCAATTTGCCGGCAGTACCATTCTTGATCTTAGTGTCGACACGACGCGCGACTTCCATCGATTCGTCAAAAAGCTCAAGGTAGGCGTTCAAGTTTGACTTCGACTTCGCAGCAGCCAGGCATCTCTCAATGTTCTTCTCACAGGAGATTTCGCCTTGAAGAAGTCTCTTCCTAAAATTTCCGAAAGTCTCGACTTGAGATGATTTTGTGGGCAAGAATACTATGACTTGTGGTCGGTTGCCGCCGGGTCAGTATTGGATGTTCCGCTATGATCCGCAACTCCAGGCTGTGATGATGACGCCAATCTGCCTGACTCCATTTGAGGTTTCGTTTCAGCATCCGGACTTTTCTTCACCTCGTCCGAAACATCGTGCATCGCCTTCTTAAATTCCCTGATCCCTTTTCCTATCGACTGTGCAAGATCAGGTATCTTTTTCGGTCCAAAGAAAATCATTACCACAACGAGTATCAGTAATATCTTGCCAATGCTAAGGTCTTCAAGCATAACATTTTGCTCCTTATATGTATCATAATCATCGACCGGATTCGCTTCTGATCCGGATCGCCGCGATCATTTTGAGAGCATCCCGAAATAAACGCGCCGAGTTCCATTAAATTTAAAGGCTGTGGAGCAATCTTCAAAGGCGTGTAAGATTGGATCCAGACACCCCGGTATCTCTAGCGCTACTTAAGTGGTCAGGACTTGATTTCGGTCTTCGACTGGGAGTCGGCCTTCAATTCCTGATTCTGAGCAGGAGGAGTTACCTGCTTCTGGTCTGTCGTCTTAGGGACTTCGTTCACCGATCTCGTTACTTCATCCTGAACATCTTTCATTGCCCTCTTGAATTCGCGAATCCCTTTTCCGATTGATTGGGCAATATCGGGAATTTTCTTCGGACCGAAGAAAACTATCAATACTATAATGATCAGAAGAAGTTCGCCGAAACCGATATTCTCAAACATCGATTCTTCTCTTAGCTTTTCTTTTCTTCTTCCTTCTTGTCAGGATCTTCCTGGATTTCCTTCACCGATTTTTTGAACTCTTTTATACCTTTACCTATGTTCTGGGCAAATTCAGGTATTCTCTTGGCACCGAAGAAAATGAAAAGGATCGCAACTATCAGTATAAGCTCAGGGACACCAATTCCATCAAACATATCAGCCTCTTCTTTGACCTAATTTAAGTTTTCGATCACCGATTTCAAAACCATCGCGCCGCTTGCGCTTCCCAATATCTGTTCGCTGGCCCGCTCAGGATGAGGCATCATTCCCAAAACATTTCTTCTATTGTTCACGATCCCGGCGATATTCATGATCGACCCGTTCGGATTTGATTCAGGGGTGATTCTGCCGTCGGACGTGGAATATCTGAAAACTATCCGGTCTTCATCCTCGAGACTCTTGAGAGTCGATTCGTCCGCATAATAGTTTCCATCACCATGCGCGATCGGCACTTTTAATATTTGTCCCGGTTTCAGTTGCGAGCTGAAAGGTGTATTCGTCGTCTCTGTCCGCAAATAGACCTGCTTACACACGAATTTCAGCTCTGCGTTCCTGAGGAGCGCTCCCGGGAGCAATCCCGCCTCCACAAGTACCTGGAAGCCGTTACATATTCCGAGGACAAGTCCGCCCCGTTCAGCGAATTTCACAACCTCATTCATGATGGGAGAGAACCTCGCGATTGCTCCCGACCTCAGGTAGTCACCGTAAGAGAAGCCGCCGGGAAGGACCACCAATTCCGATCCGTTGAGATTTGTATCTTTGTGCCAGAGAAATGCTACATCCTGGTGCATCACGTCTGCGAAAGCGTTGTATGCGTCTCTGTCACAATTGGATCCTGGAAATACCACGACGCCTATTTTATGTGACATCAGGCGCCGACCTTCTCGCGTGTTGAAGCAGACTTCACGCTCGAGAAATGCTGGAGGAGATTTCCTTTCTCGTCAAACATATCGAGCTCATAATCTTCGGTTACAGGATTTGCCAGGAGTTTCCTGCAGGCGGCCTGCATCGATCCGAGCGCGCGTTCTGTGTCAGTCTCGTCGACCGAGATTTCGATCGTTCTTCCGGTTCTCACGGAGCCCAGCTTTCCAAAACCAAGATTATGGAGACTGCTCTCAATCGCTTTCCCCTGCGGGTCAAGTATCTTTTTCTTCAGGTTGACTTTGACGACGGCCTTGAACATTTCAAATCCCCTTAGATGTCGAAGCTGCTGAATTCCACGTCTTCTTCTTCCTCGCGGCCCTTTCTCGAGTGGACAAGCGATTTGATGTGCTCAATTATCCACCTCACTATACCTCCGAGGATATAAAGAAGGAATAGCCAGAACAATGCTTTGCCGATTGTAACCACGATGAGTGTCAATGAGACGATAAAAACTGAGGCCTTCAATGGATGAGCGCGAATTCCCCTTCTGCTCAGCTTCGGCATCGTATCGTATCTAACCGTACTTACCATAAGGAGAGAGAGACTTACCGCAAGCACAATCAGAAAAGGTGCCGCGTCAGCAGTCAGCGACTTCAAGTTTCTGTCAAGAAAAAGAAGCACAAAGGAGCTCACCGTAATCGCTGCCGATGGAATCGGAAGTCCTTTGAAGTAATCTTTGTCAAAACCGACGAGCTGGACGTTGAACCTCGCGAGCCGCAATCCTCCAAAGACCATGAGCATGGCGCTGGAGAGTGTGCCCAGCGGGCCCATTGCTCTTAAGCCCAGCATGTAAATCAAGAACGAAGGCGCCACACCGAACGAGACAAGGTCGGAAAGTGAGTCCAGTTCCACACCGAACTCGCTCGAGCTTCTCGTCAAGCGCGCCATGACTCCATCAAGACTGTCAAATATTGCCGCTAAAATTATAAGCCATGCCGCAGAAACGAAATCCCTGTCCGTGGTCGAGAGGATCGATAGGAAACCGGAAAACATGTTGAGGATCGTGAAGAAATTCGGGATGACCGCACGCGAGATGCGTATGTTGTATCTTCTTTGTTTACTCATTGCGCAAAAATCCCAGTACAGTCTTGCCTGAAAAAGTCTTATCGTTCATCTTGACAGTCACTTCACTATTCATCGGTAACAAAACATCCACCCTTGATCCGAACTTGATCATACCAAACCGGTCTCCGGCATTCACTACCTGACCGTTCGTCAATTCGCACACAATTCTTCGCGCGACAAAACCCGCTATCTGCTTGAACAGAAGCCGCTGGCCTTTATCTTCGATGCCGATCAGCATGCGCTCATTTCGACTGCTCGATTTCTCGTCGAACGCTACAAGATAATCACCTTTAACGTATTTCAGAAATTCCACAGTCCCCTTCATGGGGATCCTGTTCACGTGAACATTCAGGGGTGACATGAATATGCTGATCATTCTCGCATTTGACTTGAGGTACTCGTCTTCTCTAACGTCGCCTACAAAAACGATTTTGCCGTCCGCTGGCGAAATGACGGCGTCTTCCCTTTCTGAAGCCGGTGTTCTGTCCGGGTCACGAAAGAAATAAAGAGTAAAGGCGGTCGCGATAAGAGCTATGAAGTCGAGAATTATCCTGACGACAGGTCCTTCCGTTAGGAATGACCCCACGACCAGTGCTACGCTGACGATGACAACAACTGCGATCACATCGGATCCGTAACGCGCCAATCTGGGGAACATTAGATATCAAGCCTTGCGTGAGGCAGAGGGAAGGATGCGGT
Encoded proteins:
- the purQ gene encoding phosphoribosylformylglycinamidine synthase subunit PurQ; translated protein: MSHKIGVVVFPGSNCDRDAYNAFADVMHQDVAFLWHKDTNLNGSELVVLPGGFSYGDYLRSGAIARFSPIMNEVVKFAERGGLVLGICNGFQVLVEAGLLPGALLRNAELKFVCKQVYLRTETTNTPFSSQLKPGQILKVPIAHGDGNYYADESTLKSLEDEDRIVFRYSTSDGRITPESNPNGSIMNIAGIVNNRRNVLGMMPHPERASEQILGSASGAMVLKSVIENLN
- a CDS encoding phosphatidylserine decarboxylase family protein, translated to MFPRLARYGSDVIAVVVIVSVALVVGSFLTEGPVVRIILDFIALIATAFTLYFFRDPDRTPASEREDAVISPADGKIVFVGDVREDEYLKSNARMISIFMSPLNVHVNRIPMKGTVEFLKYVKGDYLVAFDEKSSSRNERMLIGIEDKGQRLLFKQIAGFVARRIVCELTNGQVVNAGDRFGMIKFGSRVDVLLPMNSEVTVKMNDKTFSGKTVLGFLRNE
- a CDS encoding twin-arginine translocase TatA/TatE family subunit; the protein is MFENIGFGELLLIIIVLIVFFGPKKIPDIAQSIGKGIREFKRAMKDVQDEVTRSVNEVPKTTDQKQVTPPAQNQELKADSQSKTEIKS
- a CDS encoding twin-arginine translocase TatA/TatE family subunit, producing MLEDLSIGKILLILVVVMIFFGPKKIPDLAQSIGKGIREFKKAMHDVSDEVKKSPDAETKPQMESGRLASSSQPGVADHSGTSNTDPAATDHKS
- the gatA gene encoding Asp-tRNA(Asn)/Glu-tRNA(Gln) amidotransferase subunit GatA — its product is MPTKSSQVETFGNFRKRLLQGEISCEKNIERCLAAAKSKSNLNAYLELFDESMEVARRVDTKIKNGTAGKLAGLALAVKDVIAIKNKRLTCGSKILENFTSPYDATVIERLEREDAIIIGKTNMDEFAMGSSTEYSAYRPVLNPVDNSRVPGGSSGGSAAAVAAGTCQMALGSDTGGSIRQPASFCGVVGLKPTYGRVSRHGLVAFASSFDVIGPFATTVQDAALILEVIAGYDERDSTSAKMPVPSYASFLTGDLDKLRIGVVKETMGAGVADDVRSAIEKQIDLLRDAGMEMVELSMPHLDYTIPTYYILATAEASSNLERFDGARYGHRTKGIDDLEEMYVQSRTEGFGPEVKRRIMLGTFVLSAGYYDAYYRKAQRVRRLIKDDFDQAFSKVDAIITPTAPTTAFKFGAKTSDPVEMYLEDIFTVSANLAGIPGISVPAGNDSSGLPVGMQLLGRQFDEQTILSLADLVERSQKN
- the purS gene encoding phosphoribosylformylglycinamidine synthase subunit PurS codes for the protein MFKAVVKVNLKKKILDPQGKAIESSLHNLGFGKLGSVRTGRTIEISVDETDTERALGSMQAACRKLLANPVTEDYELDMFDEKGNLLQHFSSVKSASTREKVGA
- the pssA gene encoding CDP-diacylglycerol--serine O-phosphatidyltransferase — protein: MSKQRRYNIRISRAVIPNFFTILNMFSGFLSILSTTDRDFVSAAWLIILAAIFDSLDGVMARLTRSSSEFGVELDSLSDLVSFGVAPSFLIYMLGLRAMGPLGTLSSAMLMVFGGLRLARFNVQLVGFDKDYFKGLPIPSAAITVSSFVLLFLDRNLKSLTADAAPFLIVLAVSLSLLMVSTVRYDTMPKLSRRGIRAHPLKASVFIVSLTLIVVTIGKALFWLFLLYILGGIVRWIIEHIKSLVHSRKGREEEEDVEFSSFDI
- the tatA gene encoding twin-arginine translocase TatA/TatE family subunit, with translation MFDGIGVPELILIVAILFIFFGAKRIPEFAQNIGKGIKEFKKSVKEIQEDPDKKEEEKKS